Within Streptobacillus felis, the genomic segment ATAATTTTATCAAATAGGTATTCTAAATTCAATTCATATATCAAAGGTACATCTAAAACCATATATTCTTTTTCAGAGTTTTCTATTTCTTTTTCTAATCTTTCAATAATAATCTTATGCATATACTTATTAAGTATAGATAGTTTTTCCTTATCATTAAAAACTATTTTAGAAATTTCCTTTTTATCAAAAGTCCCAAATAAAGAGTATAGTTTTGATTTAACTTCTTCCATTTCATAAAGCTCTGCCGTAATTTTATCTGCATCAACATATGAACTTTTATCCTTTAAAATATTTTTTATGAATTCAAATATTTTACTTTTCCCCACACCTATAGATCCAGTTAATCCTATTATCATACTACTCCTTTATAAAAAAACATAGCCACTTA encodes:
- the coaE gene encoding dephospho-CoA kinase (Dephospho-CoA kinase (CoaE) performs the final step in coenzyme A biosynthesis.): MIIGLTGSIGVGKSKIFEFIKNILKDKSSYVDADKITAELYEMEEVKSKLYSLFGTFDKKEISKIVFNDKEKLSILNKYMHKIIIERLEKEIENSEKEYMVLDVPLIYELNLEYLFDKIIVVYAPKETQIERIMKRNSLSYEEAISRVEKQIDIEIKKEKADYVIDNSSDISNSYINTLDILMKIELGGK